The Bradyrhizobium ottawaense genome window below encodes:
- a CDS encoding sulfate ABC transporter substrate-binding protein, with product MMRRIVPLAAGLLATVFVASAALAADINLLNVSYDPTRELYAEFNKAFANAYQKETGKSVEIKQSHGGSGSQARAVIDGLQADVVTLALAYDIDAIAGKGLTATDWQKRLPQNASPYTSTIVFLVRKGNPKAIKDWDDLIKPGVAVITPNPKTSGGARWNYLAAWGFAQKKYGAADKAKDFIGKLYQQVPVLDTGARGATVTFVERGVGDVLLAWENEAFLALKEFGREKFEIVAPPQSILAEPPVAIVDKVADKKGTRNAADAYLQYWYTKEGQEIAARNFYRPRDAEIAKKYENAFAKVELFTIDDVFGGWTKAQKEHFADGGIFDQIYKN from the coding sequence ATGATGCGCCGTATCGTTCCGCTCGCTGCAGGACTTCTCGCGACGGTTTTTGTGGCAAGCGCGGCTCTCGCTGCCGACATCAATTTGCTCAACGTGTCGTATGATCCGACGCGCGAGCTCTATGCCGAATTCAACAAGGCGTTCGCGAATGCCTATCAGAAGGAAACCGGCAAGAGCGTCGAGATCAAGCAGTCGCATGGCGGCAGCGGTTCGCAGGCGCGGGCGGTGATCGACGGATTGCAGGCCGATGTGGTGACGCTCGCGCTCGCCTACGACATCGACGCGATCGCCGGCAAGGGCCTCACGGCGACGGACTGGCAGAAGCGGTTACCGCAGAATGCGTCGCCCTACACGTCAACCATCGTGTTCCTGGTGCGCAAGGGCAACCCCAAGGCGATCAAGGACTGGGACGATCTGATCAAGCCGGGCGTTGCCGTGATCACGCCGAACCCGAAGACGTCGGGCGGCGCGCGCTGGAATTATCTGGCGGCCTGGGGCTTTGCGCAGAAGAAATACGGCGCCGCCGACAAGGCCAAGGACTTCATCGGAAAGCTCTACCAGCAGGTGCCGGTGCTCGATACCGGCGCGCGCGGCGCCACCGTGACCTTCGTCGAGCGCGGCGTCGGCGACGTGCTGCTCGCCTGGGAGAACGAGGCGTTTCTCGCCCTGAAGGAATTCGGCCGGGAGAAATTCGAGATCGTGGCGCCGCCGCAATCCATCCTCGCCGAACCGCCGGTCGCGATCGTCGACAAGGTTGCCGACAAGAAGGGCACCCGCAACGCCGCCGATGCCTACCTCCAGTATTGGTACACCAAGGAGGGGCAGGAGATCGCCGCGCGCAACTTCTACCGCCCGCGCGATGCCGAGATTGCCAAAAAATACGAAAATGCCTTCGCAAAGGTCGAACTATTCACGATCGACGACGTTTTCGGTGGTTGGACCAAGGCGCAGAAGGAACATTTCGCCGACGGCGGCATCTTTGACCAGATCTATAAGAATTGA
- a CDS encoding phosphoadenylyl-sulfate reductase, producing the protein MNAIAPQVSPTSASALPSADELDRALRDASPAEIVAAALKTVGREKLALVSSFGTESATLLKVMADVDPAIPVIFLDTGWLFEETLAYRDMLIATLGLKDVRSIKPAEETLAREDADRDLWFSDPDACCRIRKVEPLARALKPFSAWINGRKRFQGNARADIPVVEDDGVRLKFNPFANVSREELEAIFVRAKLPRHPLAASGFLSVGCMPCTSRTAEGEDERAGRWRGRAKTECGIHTMKTS; encoded by the coding sequence GTGAACGCGATCGCGCCTCAGGTTTCGCCGACGTCTGCCTCTGCGCTGCCGTCGGCGGACGAACTCGATCGCGCGCTGCGCGATGCCTCGCCCGCGGAGATCGTCGCCGCGGCGCTGAAGACGGTCGGGCGCGAAAAGCTGGCGCTGGTGTCGTCGTTCGGCACGGAATCGGCGACGCTGCTGAAGGTCATGGCGGACGTCGACCCCGCGATCCCCGTGATCTTCCTCGATACCGGCTGGCTGTTCGAGGAGACGCTGGCCTATCGCGACATGCTGATCGCGACGCTTGGATTGAAGGACGTCCGCTCGATCAAACCGGCGGAGGAGACGCTGGCGCGCGAAGATGCCGACCGCGATCTCTGGTTCTCTGATCCCGATGCCTGCTGTCGCATTCGTAAAGTCGAGCCGCTGGCGCGGGCATTGAAGCCGTTCTCGGCCTGGATCAACGGCCGCAAGCGCTTCCAGGGCAATGCGCGCGCCGACATTCCGGTGGTTGAAGACGATGGCGTGCGGTTGAAGTTCAACCCCTTCGCCAACGTCTCGCGCGAGGAACTCGAGGCCATCTTCGTCCGCGCCAAATTGCCGCGTCATCCACTGGCCGCCTCCGGTTTCCTGTCGGTTGGGTGTATGCCTTGCACGAGCAGAACGGCCGAAGGTGAGGATGAACGTGCCGGTCGCTGGCGCGGCCGGGCCAAGACAGAATGCGGCATCCACACGATGAAGACTTCGTAG
- a CDS encoding DUF2849 domain-containing protein produces the protein MTSPLEQKKIKIAGPSIVTANRTWDGIVVYRTAARSWSPDLSEAAIVRNSDEAKALLAESVADDVGAIGPYIAPVQVGADGKIEPGNLREQIRRTGVTIGQSAQV, from the coding sequence ATGACCTCTCCGCTTGAACAGAAGAAGATCAAGATCGCCGGCCCCTCGATCGTGACCGCCAACCGTACCTGGGACGGCATCGTGGTTTATCGCACCGCCGCCAGGAGCTGGTCCCCGGACCTGTCGGAAGCTGCGATCGTGCGCAACTCCGACGAGGCCAAGGCGTTGCTTGCGGAGTCCGTCGCCGATGACGTCGGCGCGATCGGTCCCTATATCGCCCCGGTGCAGGTCGGCGCGGACGGCAAGATCGAACCCGGCAATCTGCGCGAACAGATCCGCCGCACCGGTGTGACCATCGGACAGTCGGCCCAGGTTTAA
- the cysW gene encoding sulfate ABC transporter permease subunit CysW, with protein MTMQIADSVSLSAPDAKARAKARAHAAAAQDNLRTEPRAVRITIIALAMIFLSVFVVLPLVVVFAQAFSKGILAYLSALAEPEALAAIKLTLIVAAISVGLNLVFGLVAAWAIAKFDFPGKTFLITLIDLPFSVSPVISGLVFVLLFGAQGYFGGWLRDHDIQILFAVPGIALATTFVTFPFVARALIPLMQEQGTQEEEAAVSLGASGLQTFFRVTLPNIKWGVLYGVLLCNARAMGEFGAVSVVSGHIRGETNTMPLLVEILYNEYQFVAAFAIASLLAMLALITLIAKTVLERHLDEGDDASDH; from the coding sequence ATGACGATGCAGATCGCAGACTCCGTGTCGCTCTCGGCTCCCGACGCCAAGGCACGTGCGAAGGCACGGGCACATGCGGCGGCGGCGCAAGACAATTTGCGCACCGAACCGCGCGCGGTGCGCATCACCATCATCGCGCTGGCGATGATCTTTCTTTCCGTCTTCGTCGTGCTGCCGCTGGTGGTCGTGTTCGCGCAGGCCTTTTCGAAGGGAATCCTCGCCTATCTCTCCGCGCTCGCCGAGCCGGAGGCGCTGGCCGCGATCAAGCTGACGTTGATCGTCGCGGCGATCTCGGTCGGCCTCAACCTTGTCTTCGGCCTCGTCGCCGCCTGGGCGATTGCAAAATTCGATTTCCCGGGCAAGACCTTCCTGATCACGCTGATCGACCTGCCGTTTTCGGTCAGCCCGGTGATCTCCGGTCTCGTCTTCGTGCTGCTGTTCGGCGCGCAGGGTTATTTCGGCGGCTGGCTCAGGGATCACGACATCCAGATCCTGTTCGCCGTGCCCGGCATTGCGCTCGCCACCACCTTCGTGACCTTCCCGTTCGTCGCGCGCGCGCTGATCCCGCTGATGCAGGAGCAGGGCACGCAGGAGGAGGAGGCCGCGGTTTCGCTCGGCGCTTCGGGCTTGCAGACCTTCTTCCGCGTCACCCTGCCCAACATCAAATGGGGCGTGCTCTATGGCGTCCTGCTCTGCAATGCGCGTGCGATGGGCGAGTTCGGCGCGGTCTCCGTCGTCTCAGGCCATATCCGCGGTGAGACCAACACGATGCCGCTGCTGGTCGAGATCCTCTACAACGAATACCAGTTCGTCGCCGCCTTCGCGATCGCCTCGCTGCTGGCGATGCTGGCGCTGATCACGCTGATCGCAAAGACCGTTCTCGAACGTCACCTCGACGAAGGAGACGACGCAAGTGACCATTGA
- the cysT gene encoding sulfate ABC transporter permease subunit CysT, translating to MGLTLSWLSIIILIPLAGLFLKSLELSPEQFWNILSSRRTLNALRVSFGLAFAAACVNLVMGSIIVWALVRYRFPGRRLFDAIVDVPFALPTAVAGVALTALFAEKGWLGAPLAALGIKVAFTPVGIFVAMIFIGIPFVVRTVQPVLQDLDPEIEEAAGSLGASRWQTIIRVILPSLAPALLTGLALAFARAVGEYGSVIFIAGNLPNVSEIAPLLIVIRLSEFRYADATAIAVVMLVVSFVIIFAVNRLQRWARSRIPAR from the coding sequence ATGGGACTGACGCTTTCCTGGCTGTCGATCATCATCCTGATTCCGCTCGCCGGGCTGTTCCTGAAATCGCTCGAGCTCAGCCCCGAGCAATTCTGGAACATCCTCTCCAGCCGGCGCACCCTGAATGCCCTGCGGGTTTCCTTCGGCCTCGCGTTCGCGGCGGCCTGCGTCAACCTCGTCATGGGCAGCATCATCGTCTGGGCGCTGGTGCGCTACCGCTTCCCCGGCCGGCGGCTGTTCGACGCCATCGTCGACGTGCCCTTCGCGCTGCCGACGGCGGTCGCCGGGGTCGCGCTGACCGCGCTGTTCGCCGAGAAGGGCTGGCTCGGGGCGCCGCTCGCGGCGCTCGGCATCAAGGTGGCGTTCACGCCGGTCGGCATCTTCGTCGCCATGATCTTCATCGGCATTCCCTTCGTGGTGCGCACGGTGCAGCCGGTGCTGCAGGATCTCGACCCCGAGATCGAGGAGGCCGCGGGCAGCCTGGGCGCCAGCCGCTGGCAGACCATCATCCGCGTGATCCTGCCCTCGCTCGCGCCGGCGCTGCTCACCGGGCTCGCGCTCGCCTTTGCCCGCGCGGTCGGTGAATACGGCTCGGTGATCTTCATTGCCGGCAATCTGCCTAATGTCTCCGAGATCGCGCCGCTCTTGATCGTGATCCGGCTGTCCGAATTTCGCTACGCCGACGCGACCGCCATCGCTGTGGTCATGCTCGTCGTCTCCTTCGTCATCATTTTCGCCGTCAACCGGCTCCAGCGCTGGGCGCGGAGCCGGATCCCGGCGCGCTGA
- a CDS encoding nitrite/sulfite reductase, which yields MYAYDEIDRTLVNERVSEFRDQVKRRLSGELTEDEFKILRLQNGVYLQLHAYMFRVAIPYGTLATNQLRALAHVARKYDRGYGHFTTRQNIQFNWIKLAELPDALEDLAKVGIHAMQTSGNNMRNVTSDQWAGVAPGEIEDPRIWSELIRQHTTLHPEFSFLPRKFKIAITASDHDRAAIKIHDIGLRLIKNEKGETGFEVLVGGGLGRTPFIAKTIKHFVHGRDILSYIEAILRVYNQYGRRDNIYKARIKILVHELGIEKFSREVEEEWQHIRNSSLHIDDEVIEDIRSRFTYPPYEKLPHMPDELRQAAADPDFEAWRKNSVASHKNQGYAIVTISLKPIGAPPGDATAEQMDALADLADKYSFGEIRVGHEQNLALPHVAKRDLPALWKALDKLGLATPNVNLITDIIACPGLDYCSLANARSIPIAQELTRRFANHELANLIGRLHINISGCINACGHHHVGHIGILGVEKNGEEVYQITIGGRADENAALGNLIGPGVKFDEVADVVEDIVEAYLALRERPDELFMDTVKRLGVEPFKERVYATR from the coding sequence ATGTATGCTTACGACGAAATCGACCGCACGCTCGTCAATGAGCGCGTCTCGGAGTTCCGCGACCAGGTGAAGCGGCGCCTCTCCGGCGAGCTCACCGAGGACGAGTTCAAGATCTTGCGCCTGCAGAACGGCGTCTATCTGCAACTGCACGCCTACATGTTCCGCGTTGCGATCCCCTATGGCACGCTGGCGACGAACCAGCTGCGGGCGCTCGCCCATGTCGCGCGCAAATACGACCGCGGCTACGGCCATTTCACCACGCGGCAGAACATCCAGTTCAACTGGATCAAGCTCGCTGAATTGCCGGACGCGCTGGAAGATCTCGCCAAGGTCGGCATCCATGCGATGCAGACCTCCGGCAACAACATGCGTAACGTCACTTCGGACCAGTGGGCCGGCGTCGCGCCGGGCGAGATCGAGGATCCCCGCATCTGGTCGGAGCTGATCCGCCAGCACACCACGCTGCATCCGGAGTTCTCGTTCCTGCCGCGCAAGTTCAAGATCGCGATCACCGCGTCGGACCACGACCGTGCCGCGATCAAGATCCACGACATCGGCCTTCGCCTGATCAAGAACGAAAAGGGCGAGACCGGCTTCGAGGTGCTGGTCGGCGGCGGTCTTGGCCGCACGCCGTTCATCGCCAAGACCATCAAGCACTTCGTGCACGGCCGCGATATCCTGAGCTATATCGAGGCGATCCTGCGCGTCTACAATCAGTACGGTCGCCGCGACAACATCTACAAGGCGCGCATCAAGATCCTGGTGCACGAGCTCGGCATCGAGAAGTTCTCCCGCGAGGTCGAGGAGGAGTGGCAGCACATCCGCAACTCCTCGCTCCACATCGACGACGAGGTGATCGAGGACATCCGCTCGCGCTTCACCTATCCTCCTTACGAAAAGCTCCCGCACATGCCGGACGAACTTCGGCAGGCCGCGGCCGATCCCGATTTCGAAGCGTGGCGCAAGAACTCGGTGGCCTCGCACAAGAACCAGGGCTATGCCATCGTCACGATCTCGCTGAAGCCGATTGGCGCGCCCCCGGGCGATGCCACGGCGGAGCAGATGGATGCGCTGGCCGATCTCGCCGACAAATATTCCTTCGGTGAGATCCGCGTTGGTCACGAACAGAACCTGGCACTGCCGCATGTCGCCAAGCGCGATCTGCCGGCGCTGTGGAAGGCACTCGACAAGCTTGGCCTTGCGACGCCGAACGTCAACCTGATCACCGACATCATCGCCTGCCCGGGTCTCGACTATTGCTCGCTGGCGAATGCGCGCTCGATCCCGATCGCGCAGGAACTGACGCGGCGCTTCGCCAACCACGAGCTCGCCAACCTGATCGGCCGGCTCCACATCAACATCTCAGGCTGCATCAACGCCTGCGGTCATCACCATGTCGGCCATATCGGCATTCTCGGCGTCGAGAAGAACGGCGAGGAAGTCTACCAGATCACCATCGGCGGCCGTGCAGACGAAAACGCCGCGCTCGGGAACCTGATCGGGCCGGGCGTCAAGTTCGACGAGGTCGCCGACGTCGTCGAGGACATCGTGGAAGCCTATCTGGCGCTGCGCGAGCGGCCCGACGAGCTGTTCATGGACACAGTGAAACGCCTCGGCGTCGAACCCTTCAAGGAGCGCGTTTATGCCACTCGTTAA
- a CDS encoding DUF934 domain-containing protein encodes MPLVNGGKIADDSFVKLAVDTPLPEGGDILVPAERFIGEADALLERAGKVGVIWPNNRDIAELVPYLGKIAVVALVFPTFRDGRAYSQARLLRERYNYRGELRATGQVLRDQFVFMLRAGFDSFDVKKQADAEAFMQTAKRYSVFYQPTGDGRITALHRRMQLRHSEGVGT; translated from the coding sequence ATGCCACTCGTTAACGGCGGAAAGATCGCCGACGACAGCTTCGTCAAGCTGGCCGTCGACACGCCGCTGCCCGAGGGCGGCGACATCCTGGTGCCGGCCGAGCGCTTCATCGGCGAGGCCGATGCGCTGCTCGAGCGTGCCGGCAAGGTCGGCGTGATCTGGCCGAACAACCGCGACATCGCCGAACTGGTCCCCTATCTCGGCAAGATCGCCGTCGTTGCGCTGGTGTTCCCGACCTTCCGCGACGGCCGTGCCTACAGCCAGGCCCGGCTGCTGCGCGAGCGATACAATTACCGCGGCGAATTGCGCGCCACCGGCCAGGTGCTGCGCGACCAGTTCGTGTTCATGCTGCGCGCCGGCTTTGATTCCTTCGACGTCAAGAAGCAGGCCGACGCGGAAGCCTTCATGCAGACCGCCAAGCGCTATTCGGTGTTCTACCAGCCGACCGGCGACGGCCGCATCACGGCCTTGCACCGGCGCATGCAGCTGCGCCATTCCGAAGGCGTCGGCACGTGA